The following proteins are encoded in a genomic region of Streptococcus gwangjuense:
- the sdaAB gene encoding L-serine ammonia-lyase, iron-sulfur-dependent subunit beta gives MKSLRFQSVFDIIGPVMIGPSSSHTAGAVRIGKIVSSIFDDTPTEVEFQLFNSFAKTYRGHGTDLALVAGILGMDTDDPEIPNSLEIAHKRGIKIVWTIQKDSNAPHPNTTKITVKNAHKTISVTGISIGGGNIQVTELNGFAVSLNMNTPTIIIVHQDIPGMIALVTEALSRYDINIAQMNVTREKAGEKAIMIIEVDSRNCDDAIEEIRKIPHLHNVNFFK, from the coding sequence ATGAAATCACTTCGTTTTCAATCTGTCTTTGATATCATCGGACCAGTTATGATTGGCCCATCTAGTAGTCATACCGCTGGTGCTGTTCGTATTGGGAAGATTGTCTCTTCCATTTTTGATGATACTCCGACAGAAGTCGAATTCCAGCTATTTAACTCATTTGCCAAGACCTATCGTGGTCACGGGACAGACCTAGCCCTTGTTGCAGGTATTTTGGGCATGGATACAGATGATCCTGAAATCCCAAACAGTCTGGAGATCGCCCACAAGCGTGGTATCAAGATTGTCTGGACCATTCAGAAAGACAGTAATGCCCCTCACCCCAACACCACTAAAATTACCGTCAAAAATGCGCACAAGACTATCAGCGTAACTGGTATTTCTATCGGTGGAGGGAATATTCAGGTAACCGAACTCAATGGCTTTGCCGTCTCTCTCAATATGAATACACCGACTATCATCATTGTTCATCAAGATATTCCAGGTATGATTGCCCTCGTAACAGAGGCACTTTCCCGCTATGATATCAATATCGCCCAGATGAATGTTACTCGTGAAAAAGCTGGTGAAAAAGCCATTATGATTATCGAAGTCGATAGTCGCAACTGTGATGATGCCATCGAAGAAATTCGAAAAATCCCTCATCTCCACAATGTCAATTTCTTTAAATAG
- a CDS encoding ABC transporter ATP-binding protein, translating into MIELENITKTIGGKVILDNLSLRIDQGDLVAIVGKSGSGKSTLLNLLGLIDGDYSGRYEIFGQTNLAVNSAKSQTIIREHISYLFQNFALIDDETVEYNLMLALKYVKLSKKDKLKKVEEILERVGLSATLHQKVSELSGGEQQRIAVARAILKPSQLILADEPTGSLDPENRDLVLKFLLEMNREGKTVIIVTHDAYVAQQCHRVIEL; encoded by the coding sequence ATGATTGAGTTGGAAAATATTACCAAAACCATTGGGGGAAAAGTGATTTTGGATAACTTGTCTCTCAGGATTGATCAGGGGGATTTGGTAGCCATTGTTGGTAAGAGTGGTAGTGGTAAGTCGACCTTGTTAAATTTATTAGGTTTGATAGATGGTGATTATAGCGGACGGTATGAGATTTTTGGTCAGACAAATCTAGCGGTCAATTCTGCCAAGTCACAAACAATAATCCGTGAACATATCTCTTATCTATTTCAAAATTTTGCTCTGATTGATGATGAAACGGTCGAGTACAATCTTATGCTGGCGCTGAAATATGTGAAATTGTCTAAGAAAGACAAGCTCAAAAAGGTGGAAGAGATTTTAGAGAGAGTAGGTTTGTCAGCTACTTTGCATCAAAAGGTCTCCGAGTTGTCTGGTGGGGAGCAACAACGAATTGCAGTTGCTAGAGCCATCTTAAAACCCAGCCAGCTGATTTTAGCCGATGAACCAACAGGTTCTCTGGATCCTGAAAATAGAGATTTGGTCTTGAAGTTTCTCTTAGAGATGAATCGAGAAGGGAAAACAGTCATTATTGTGACCCACGATGCTTATGTAGCCCAACAATGTCATCGTGTCATTGAATTGTGA
- a CDS encoding NUDIX hydrolase gives MTQQDFRTKVGNTVFGVRATALILQNRKLLVTKDKGKYYTIGGAIQVNERTEDAVVREVREELGVKAQAGQLAFVVENRFEQDGVYYHNIEFHYLVDLLEDAPLTMQEDEKRQPCEWIDIDKLEGINLVPAFLKTALPDWNDQLRHIHLEE, from the coding sequence ATGACTCAGCAAGACTTTCGGACAAAAGTAGGAAATACGGTTTTTGGAGTTCGGGCGACAGCCTTGATTCTCCAAAATCGCAAGCTTCTAGTTACCAAAGACAAGGGCAAGTATTACACTATCGGCGGTGCGATTCAAGTCAATGAAAGAACGGAAGACGCGGTAGTCCGTGAAGTGAGGGAAGAACTGGGTGTCAAAGCTCAAGCTGGGCAGCTAGCTTTTGTGGTTGAAAATCGTTTTGAACAGGACGGTGTATACTATCACAACATCGAATTTCATTATTTGGTAGACTTACTGGAAGATGCTCCGTTGACCATGCAGGAAGATGAGAAAAGGCAGCCCTGTGAATGGATTGACATAGACAAGCTTGAGGGTATCAATCTAGTTCCAGCCTTTTTAAAAACAGCCTTACCCGATTGGAACGACCAACTGCGACACATTCATCTTGAGGAATAG
- a CDS encoding lactococcin 972 family bacteriocin yields the protein MRKLVKIGIASLMVCGILATTNALAVWVDGGQWNYGVGWTGTFGYSDYLHSTRSHTATVKHGGRISKDREDPEVWAKASLNKIPPTGLEYFYGF from the coding sequence ATGAGAAAATTAGTTAAAATTGGTATTGCATCTTTAATGGTATGTGGTATACTTGCTACTACAAATGCTTTAGCAGTATGGGTTGATGGTGGTCAATGGAACTATGGAGTAGGTTGGACAGGAACTTTTGGATATTCTGATTATTTACATTCTACTCGATCTCATACAGCAACTGTCAAGCATGGAGGTAGAATCTCTAAGGATCGTGAAGATCCCGAGGTTTGGGCTAAAGCTTCCCTTAATAAAATTCCGCCAACAGGATTAGAATATTTCTATGGATTTTAA
- a CDS encoding M23 family metallopeptidase → MKSTTKKIKTTLAGVAALFAVFAPSFVSAQESSTYTVKEGDTLSEIAETHNTTVERLAENNHIDNIHLIYVGQELVIDGPVAPVATPAPTTYAAPAAQDETVSAPVAETTEVAEEAPVASAPVTEESVATTEASAPASTVSGSEAEAKEWIAQKESGGSYTATNGQYIGRYQLTDSYLNGDYSAENQERVADAYVAGRYGSWTAAKNFWLNNGWY, encoded by the coding sequence ATGAAATCAACAACTAAAAAGATTAAAACAACTCTTGCAGGAGTAGCTGCCTTGTTTGCAGTATTTGCTCCATCATTTGTATCTGCTCAAGAATCATCAACTTACACTGTTAAAGAAGGTGATACACTTTCAGAAATCGCTGAAACTCACAACACAACTGTTGAGAGATTGGCAGAAAACAACCACATTGACAACATCCATTTGATTTATGTTGGTCAAGAGTTGGTTATCGATGGTCCTGTAGCACCTGTTGCAACACCAGCGCCAACTACTTATGCAGCACCAGCTGCTCAAGATGAAACTGTTTCAGCTCCAGTAGCAGAAACTACAGAAGTAGCAGAAGAAGCTCCAGTGGCAAGCGCTCCTGTAACAGAAGAATCGGTTGCTACAACAGAAGCTTCAGCACCAGCTTCAACTGTAAGTGGATCTGAAGCAGAAGCTAAAGAATGGATCGCTCAAAAAGAATCAGGTGGTAGCTATACAGCTACAAACGGCCAATACATTGGACGTTACCAATTGACAGATTCATACTTGAACGGTGACTACTCAGCTGAAAACCAAGAACGTGTGGCAGATGCCTATGTTGCAGGACGCTACGGTTCATGGACTGCTGCTAAAAACTTCTGGCTTAACAACGGTTGGTATTAA
- the mnmA gene encoding tRNA 2-thiouridine(34) synthase MnmA, with the protein MSDNSKTRVVVGMSGGVDSSVTALLLKEQGYDVIGIFMKNWDDTDENGVCTATEDYKDVAAVADQIGIPYYSVNFEKEYWDRVFEYFLAEYRAGRTPNPDVMCNKEIKFKAFLDYAMTLGADYVATGHYARVARDEDGTVHMLRGVDNGKDQTYFLSQLSQEQLQKTMFPLGHLEKPEVRKLAEKAGLATAKKKDSTGICFIGEKNFKNFLSNYLPAQPGRMMTVDGRDMGEHAGLMYYTIGQRGGLGIGGQHGGDNAPWFVVGKDLSKNILYVGQGFYHDSLMSTSLEASQVHFTREMPEEFTLECTAKFRYRQPDSKVTVHVKGDKAEVIFAEPQRAITPGQAVVFYDGEECLGGGLIDNAYRDGQVCQYI; encoded by the coding sequence ATGAGTGATAACTCTAAAACACGTGTTGTCGTGGGGATGAGTGGTGGTGTTGATTCGTCGGTGACGGCTCTTCTTCTCAAGGAGCAGGGCTACGATGTGATCGGTATCTTCATGAAGAACTGGGATGACACAGATGAAAACGGCGTTTGTACGGCGACCGAAGATTACAAGGATGTGGCTGCGGTAGCAGACCAGATCGGCATTCCTTACTACTCTGTCAATTTTGAAAAAGAGTACTGGGACCGCGTTTTCGAGTATTTCCTAGCGGAATACCGTGCAGGGCGCACGCCAAATCCAGATGTTATGTGCAACAAGGAAATCAAATTTAAGGCCTTTTTGGACTATGCCATGACCTTGGGGGCAGACTATGTAGCTACTGGGCATTATGCCCGAGTGGCGCGTGATGAGGACGGGACAGTTCACATGCTTCGAGGCGTGGACAATGGCAAGGACCAGACCTATTTCCTCAGCCAACTTTCGCAAGAACAACTGCAAAAAACTATGTTCCCCTTGGGACATTTGGAAAAGCCTGAAGTTCGAAAACTAGCAGAAAAAGCAGGCCTTGCGACTGCTAAGAAGAAAGATTCGACAGGGATTTGTTTTATCGGAGAAAAGAACTTTAAAAACTTTCTTAGCAACTACCTGCCAGCTCAGCCAGGTCGCATGATGACTGTGGATGGTCGCGATATGGGTGAGCATGCAGGTCTGATGTATTATACGATTGGTCAGCGTGGCGGTCTCGGTATCGGTGGGCAACACGGCGGTGACAATGCTCCTTGGTTCGTTGTCGGAAAAGATCTAAGCAAGAATATCCTCTATGTAGGCCAAGGTTTCTACCATGATTCGCTCATGTCAACAAGTTTAGAAGCCAGTCAAGTTCACTTTACTCGTGAGATGCCAGAGGAGTTTACGCTAGAATGTACGGCTAAATTCCGCTACCGTCAGCCCGACTCTAAGGTGACAGTACATGTCAAAGGAGATAAGGCGGAAGTCATCTTTGCAGAACCTCAACGCGCTATCACGCCAGGTCAGGCAGTTGTCTTTTACGATGGCGAAGAGTGTCTAGGTGGCGGTTTGATTGACAATGCCTACCGCGATGGACAAGTTTGTCAGTACATTTAG
- a CDS encoding amino acid ABC transporter permease yields MKKISHLCMFLLLLCTTFFVFNVNYTREAVRIREMGKTVDSLDLYLKDINEPAASVLRFFEDVSKEYKVSIIKTDSGDEVIKSGVFDKDTFPYQEFGISSLDFTTDGEGVYSNKEISNKLGTIPTFLKAKPIQLMTFQTYIKDTSRSLNGRYTITSTQEMDKDRIVQKWSDFFKIDQATLLEPTYKSAVEVINRDLLLTAIVFVLAILLLVLVTVYQPMMEMKRVGVQKLLGFQSGAILAGFVKTNFYLLLGGSLVIDLGLFLVLDYRPKLLFPSLLLSQFLLLQLYLFISWLTYLMIQKMTVSSILKGFSSVKLGLIFNYVMKIGTTILLTALLIGVGRSLEQENKELAYQQQWVSQGNYLTLETFQLNDNLWQEELAGSGKSTDYFYQFYQDLLAKIQVNYVRSASLPIKPVIKAEQVQQYQLPDKVDVYYANSNFLKSKGFKLPETSTKKVILMPASAKGQEGKNQFLGKSIAYLSMRYEDQQKQRIEDMDVEIAYYEGDWSFFPYNNERKENLHNPIISLVNDQDMMWEEKTRLSTTGLNNPMKVENTEQNQKVITELVEKLSDGNYLKFSSIQAIQQEKVDSYRDAVRNLNILFALFGFLSMMISYFLLVTTFLLKRTDIITKKFMGWKLVDRYRPLLVLLLLGYSLPLLILIFFAHALLPLLLFAGFTCLDILFVLALASRMEKRSLVELLKGGIL; encoded by the coding sequence ATGAAAAAAATCAGTCATCTTTGTATGTTTCTGCTGTTGCTGTGTACCACTTTTTTTGTTTTTAATGTAAACTACACACGTGAAGCGGTTCGGATTCGGGAAATGGGAAAGACTGTAGATTCTTTGGATTTGTATTTGAAAGATATTAACGAACCTGCAGCGTCTGTTCTTCGATTTTTTGAGGATGTATCAAAGGAGTACAAAGTCTCCATCATCAAAACAGATAGTGGTGATGAGGTAATCAAGTCTGGTGTTTTTGATAAAGATACCTTCCCCTACCAAGAGTTTGGGATTTCTTCTCTTGATTTTACCACAGATGGTGAAGGAGTCTACAGTAATAAAGAAATTTCTAATAAACTTGGTACGATTCCGACCTTTCTAAAAGCCAAGCCTATTCAGCTTATGACTTTTCAAACCTATATCAAGGATACATCTCGTAGTTTAAATGGTCGCTATACGATAACTTCTACACAAGAGATGGATAAGGATAGGATTGTACAGAAATGGAGCGATTTTTTCAAGATAGACCAGGCTACCTTGCTAGAGCCTACCTATAAAAGTGCAGTGGAAGTCATAAACCGAGATTTGCTTTTAACTGCCATTGTTTTTGTCTTGGCTATTTTACTTCTTGTGTTAGTAACAGTTTATCAGCCGATGATGGAGATGAAACGAGTGGGGGTTCAAAAGTTACTTGGTTTTCAAAGCGGGGCGATTTTAGCTGGTTTTGTAAAGACTAATTTTTATCTTCTCTTGGGTGGAAGTCTTGTCATTGACTTGGGACTATTTTTAGTGCTAGACTACAGGCCAAAACTTCTGTTCCCAAGTTTACTCTTATCCCAATTTCTGCTTTTACAGTTGTATTTGTTCATCAGTTGGCTGACCTACCTGATGATTCAGAAAATGACAGTTAGTTCCATATTGAAAGGTTTTTCATCTGTCAAACTTGGTCTCATCTTCAATTATGTGATGAAAATAGGGACAACTATTTTACTGACGGCCTTACTGATTGGGGTAGGCAGAAGTCTAGAACAAGAAAACAAAGAACTTGCTTATCAGCAACAGTGGGTAAGCCAAGGGAATTACTTGACCTTAGAAACCTTCCAACTCAATGATAACCTGTGGCAAGAAGAGCTAGCAGGGTCAGGGAAATCTACAGATTATTTCTACCAATTTTATCAAGATTTGCTAGCAAAAATACAAGTAAATTATGTGCGAAGTGCGAGTCTTCCTATCAAACCAGTCATCAAAGCAGAACAAGTGCAGCAGTACCAACTGCCTGATAAGGTAGATGTTTACTATGCTAATAGCAATTTTCTAAAGAGCAAGGGATTCAAGTTACCAGAAACCAGCACTAAAAAAGTTATTTTGATGCCAGCCAGTGCCAAAGGACAAGAAGGTAAGAATCAGTTCTTGGGAAAATCCATAGCCTATCTTTCTATGAGGTATGAAGATCAGCAAAAGCAAAGGATAGAAGATATGGATGTAGAAATTGCCTACTATGAAGGAGATTGGTCTTTCTTCCCTTATAATAATGAGCGAAAGGAAAATCTCCACAATCCAATCATTAGTCTGGTAAATGATCAAGACATGATGTGGGAAGAAAAGACTCGCTTGTCAACGACAGGTTTAAACAATCCGATGAAAGTTGAAAATACAGAACAAAATCAAAAAGTGATTACGGAGTTAGTTGAGAAATTATCAGATGGGAATTATTTAAAATTTTCATCGATTCAAGCCATTCAACAAGAGAAAGTAGATTCTTATCGAGATGCAGTTCGAAATCTTAATATACTCTTTGCTTTATTTGGTTTCCTTAGCATGATGATTTCCTACTTCTTACTAGTAACAACTTTCTTATTGAAGCGAACAGATATCATTACCAAGAAGTTTATGGGGTGGAAGCTGGTTGATCGCTATCGTCCTCTCCTCGTTCTGCTCTTGCTGGGCTATAGTCTCCCTCTTCTAATCTTGATTTTCTTTGCCCATGCGCTTTTGCCACTTCTACTGTTTGCAGGCTTTACATGTTTGGATATACTATTTGTGCTAGCCTTGGCTTCTAGGATGGAGAAAAGAAGTCTAGTAGAGTTATTGAAAGGGGGCATCTTATGA
- a CDS encoding helix-turn-helix domain-containing protein, whose amino-acid sequence MRYDFGKVYKQIRESKGLTQEEVCGNVISRTSLSKIESGKVTPKYENMEFLLRQINMSFEEFDYICHLYQPSQRTEIRQTYLNMSSILGTSELEKLFQKCQNYLKTRHDLPIEEIRDMLEVVIYLRQHGTGELSDQVKQTINKLWEKIEKQDTWYENDLKILNTILFSFPIEHLHLITEKILQRLEVYKNYQHLYELRVAILLNLSTIYLYNQDKNMCQQICYTLLEDAKNKKSYDRLAICYVRIGICTDDAKLIQKGFSLLELTEETSMLSHLKKEVETYYQPKKI is encoded by the coding sequence ATGCGTTATGATTTCGGAAAGGTCTATAAACAAATACGCGAGTCAAAAGGATTGACCCAAGAAGAGGTCTGTGGAAATGTCATTTCAAGAACCAGCCTATCAAAGATTGAAAGCGGCAAGGTAACTCCCAAATATGAAAATATGGAGTTTCTTCTCCGGCAAATCAATATGAGTTTTGAAGAGTTTGACTATATCTGCCATCTCTATCAACCTAGCCAACGAACAGAAATCAGGCAAACCTATCTCAATATGAGCTCAATCCTAGGGACTAGTGAACTCGAAAAACTATTTCAAAAATGCCAAAATTATCTCAAGACCCGCCACGACCTACCTATAGAAGAAATCAGGGATATGCTGGAAGTTGTTATTTATCTCCGTCAACATGGGACTGGAGAACTGTCAGACCAAGTGAAACAGACTATCAACAAGCTTTGGGAGAAGATTGAAAAACAAGATACATGGTATGAAAATGACCTAAAAATCCTCAATACCATCCTTTTTAGCTTTCCCATTGAACACCTCCATCTCATCACTGAAAAAATATTGCAACGCTTGGAAGTCTATAAAAACTATCAACATCTATATGAACTGCGAGTAGCAATCCTACTCAACCTTTCCACCATTTACTTATACAATCAAGACAAAAACATGTGCCAACAAATCTGCTATACTTTACTAGAGGACGCTAAGAACAAGAAAAGCTACGATAGGCTTGCTATCTGCTATGTCCGTATCGGGATTTGTACGGATGATGCGAAACTTATCCAAAAAGGTTTCTCACTTCTAGAGCTGACCGAGGAAACTTCTATGCTGTCTCATCTCAAAAAAGAAGTAGAGACCTATTATCAACCGAAGAAAATATAA
- the sdaAA gene encoding L-serine ammonia-lyase, iron-sulfur-dependent, subunit alpha yields the protein MFYSIKELVEQADLDFQGNVAELMITTEFELTGREREEVFLLMERNLEVMKASVQLGLNENKSRSGLTGGDAAKLDHYIKNGKTLSDYTILSAARNAIAVNEHNAKMGLVCATPTAGSAGCLPSVLTAAIEKLNLSHDQQLDFLFAAGAFGLVIANNASISGAEGGCQAEVGSASAMSAAALTLAAGGTPYQASQAIAFVIKNMLGLICDPVAGLVEVPCVKRNAMGASFAFIAADMALAGIESKIPVDEVIDAMYQVGASMPTAFRETAEGGLAATPTGRRLQKEIFGE from the coding sequence ATGTTTTATTCTATCAAAGAATTGGTCGAGCAAGCAGATCTGGACTTTCAAGGAAATGTCGCAGAACTCATGATTACAACAGAGTTTGAATTGACCGGTCGCGAACGTGAAGAAGTCTTCCTTCTCATGGAACGCAATCTGGAAGTCATGAAAGCCTCTGTCCAACTTGGCCTCAATGAAAATAAATCTCGTAGTGGCCTGACAGGTGGAGATGCTGCCAAATTGGATCACTACATTAAAAACGGAAAAACTCTGTCAGATTACACGATTCTCTCTGCTGCCCGAAATGCCATTGCAGTCAATGAGCACAATGCTAAAATGGGCTTGGTCTGCGCTACTCCAACCGCTGGAAGTGCTGGCTGTCTCCCTTCTGTTCTCACTGCTGCTATTGAAAAATTAAACCTCAGCCACGATCAACAGCTGGATTTCCTCTTTGCTGCAGGTGCCTTTGGACTAGTCATCGCAAACAATGCCTCTATCTCAGGTGCTGAGGGTGGCTGTCAGGCCGAGGTTGGTTCGGCCTCTGCTATGAGTGCTGCCGCCTTGACTCTAGCTGCTGGTGGGACACCTTATCAGGCCAGTCAGGCCATTGCCTTTGTCATTAAAAATATGCTAGGCCTCATCTGTGACCCTGTTGCTGGCTTGGTCGAAGTTCCCTGTGTTAAACGTAATGCCATGGGAGCTAGCTTTGCCTTCATCGCAGCAGATATGGCCCTGGCAGGTATCGAATCTAAAATCCCTGTGGATGAGGTTATCGATGCCATGTACCAAGTGGGAGCAAGCATGCCAACTGCCTTTCGTGAAACAGCTGAAGGTGGACTCGCTGCCACCCCTACTGGTCGTCGCCTCCAAAAAGAAATTTTCGGAGAATAA
- a CDS encoding HAD family hydrolase has protein sequence MTSITAIFFDLDGTLVDSSIGIHNAFTHTFKELGVPNPDAKTIRGFMGPPLESSFATCLPKEQISEAVQIYRSYYKEKGIYEAQLFPQIVDLLEELTSNYPLYITTTKNTPTAQDMTKNLGIHHFFDGIYGSSPEAPHKADVIRQALQTHQLAPEQAIIIGDTKFDMLGAQETGIQKLAVTWGFGEQADLLNYQPDYIAHKPIEVLEYFQ, from the coding sequence ATGACCTCTATCACAGCGATTTTTTTCGATCTGGATGGAACCCTCGTTGACAGTTCTATCGGGATTCACAATGCCTTTACCCATACCTTTAAGGAGCTGGGGGTGCCTAACCCTGATGCCAAAACTATTCGTGGTTTTATGGGACCGCCTCTTGAAAGTAGTTTTGCGACCTGCCTGCCCAAAGAACAAATTTCTGAGGCTGTGCAGATATACCGTTCCTACTATAAGGAAAAAGGCATCTATGAAGCTCAACTCTTTCCTCAGATTGTAGACTTGCTTGAGGAGTTAACGAGCAATTACCCTCTTTATATCACCACTACAAAGAATACACCTACCGCCCAAGATATGACAAAAAACTTGGGAATCCATCATTTCTTTGATGGCATTTATGGTTCCAGCCCTGAAGCACCTCATAAGGCAGATGTCATTCGCCAAGCCTTGCAGACACATCAACTAGCACCGGAACAAGCCATCATCATCGGAGATACCAAGTTTGATATGCTTGGAGCTCAAGAAACAGGCATTCAGAAATTAGCCGTCACTTGGGGATTTGGAGAGCAAGCAGATCTACTAAACTATCAGCCTGATTATATCGCTCACAAACCCATAGAAGTTTTGGAGTATTTTCAATAA
- the mnmG gene encoding tRNA uridine-5-carboxymethylaminomethyl(34) synthesis enzyme MnmG, producing MTYHFTEEYDIIVIGAGHAGVEASLAASRMGCKVLLATINIEMLAFMPCNPSIGGSAKGIVVREVDALGGEMAKTIDKTYIQMKMLNTGKGPAVRALRAQADKELYSKEMRKTVENQENLTLRQTMIDEILVEDGKVVGVRTATHQEYAAKAVIVTTGTALRGEIIIGDLKYSSGPNHSLASINLADNLKELGLEIGRFKTGTPPRVKASSINYDVTEIQPGDEAPNHFSYTSRDEDYVKDQVPCWLTYTNGTSHEIIQNNLHRAPMFTGVVKGVGPRYCPSIEDKIVRFADKERHQLFLEPEGRNTEEVYVQGLSTSLPEDVQRELVHSIKGLENAEMMRTGYAIEYDMVLPHQLRATLETKKISGLFTAGQTNGTSGYEEAAGQGIIAGINAALKIQGKPELILKRSDGYIGVMIDDLVTKGTIEPYRLLTSRAEYRLILRHDNADMRLTEMGREIGLVDDERWARFEIKKNQFDNEMKRLDSIKLKPVKETNAKVEEMGFKPLTDAVTAKEFLRRPEVSYQDVVAFIGPAAEDLDDKIIELIETEIKYEGYISKAMDQVAKMKRMEEKRIPANIDWDDIDSIATEARQKFKLINPETIGQASRISGVNPADISILMVYLEGKNRSISKNQEKKA from the coding sequence ATGACATATCATTTTACTGAAGAATACGATATTATTGTAATTGGTGCGGGACACGCTGGGGTAGAAGCATCCCTAGCAGCTAGCCGTATGGGGTGTAAGGTCTTGCTTGCGACCATCAACATTGAAATGCTGGCTTTCATGCCTTGTAACCCCTCTATCGGTGGTTCTGCCAAGGGAATCGTTGTGCGTGAAGTTGATGCCCTCGGTGGCGAGATGGCTAAGACCATTGACAAGACTTACATCCAGATGAAGATGCTCAACACAGGTAAGGGTCCTGCCGTTCGTGCCCTTCGTGCGCAGGCTGACAAGGAGCTTTACTCTAAGGAGATGCGCAAGACAGTTGAAAATCAAGAAAATCTGACCCTTCGTCAGACTATGATTGATGAGATTTTGGTTGAAGATGGCAAGGTTGTCGGTGTACGTACAGCGACCCATCAAGAATATGCTGCCAAGGCTGTTATCGTGACGACAGGAACAGCCCTCCGAGGGGAAATTATCATTGGAGACCTTAAGTATTCATCAGGTCCTAACCACAGCCTAGCTTCTATTAACCTTGCTGACAATCTCAAGGAACTAGGCCTCGAAATCGGTCGTTTCAAGACAGGAACTCCTCCACGTGTCAAGGCTTCTTCTATCAATTACGATGTGACAGAGATTCAGCCAGGGGACGAAGCACCGAATCACTTCTCATACACTTCACGTGATGAGGATTATGTCAAGGACCAAGTGCCATGCTGGTTGACCTACACCAATGGTACCAGTCATGAGATTATCCAAAACAACCTCCACCGTGCGCCTATGTTTACAGGTGTGGTCAAGGGAGTGGGACCTCGTTACTGCCCATCGATTGAGGATAAGATTGTGCGCTTTGCGGACAAGGAACGCCACCAACTCTTCCTTGAGCCAGAAGGGCGCAATACAGAGGAAGTCTATGTCCAAGGACTTTCAACCAGTCTGCCTGAGGATGTACAGCGTGAGTTGGTTCATTCTATCAAAGGGTTGGAGAATGCTGAGATGATGCGAACAGGTTATGCCATTGAGTATGACATGGTCTTGCCACACCAGTTGCGTGCGACTCTGGAAACCAAGAAAATCTCAGGACTTTTCACTGCTGGTCAGACAAATGGAACATCAGGTTATGAAGAAGCTGCTGGCCAAGGGATTATCGCTGGGATCAATGCGGCTCTGAAAATCCAAGGCAAGCCTGAGTTGATTTTGAAGCGCAGTGACGGTTATATCGGTGTGATGATTGACGATTTGGTGACCAAGGGAACCATTGAACCCTACCGTCTCTTGACCAGTCGTGCTGAATACCGTCTCATTCTTCGCCATGACAATGCTGATATGCGTTTGACAGAGATGGGACGCGAGATTGGCCTTGTGGATGATGAACGCTGGGCTCGTTTTGAAATCAAGAAAAATCAATTTGACAATGAGATGAAGCGCCTAGACAGCATCAAACTCAAGCCAGTCAAGGAAACCAATGCTAAGGTTGAGGAGATGGGCTTCAAGCCGTTGACAGATGCAGTGACAGCCAAGGAATTCCTTCGCCGTCCAGAAGTTTCTTACCAAGATGTGGTGGCTTTCATCGGACCAGCTGCAGAGGACTTGGATGACAAGATTATCGAATTGATTGAAACAGAAATCAAGTACGAAGGCTATATTTCCAAAGCTATGGACCAGGTTGCCAAGATGAAACGCATGGAAGAAAAACGCATTCCAGCCAATATTGATTGGGACGACATTGATTCTATCGCAACCGAAGCCCGTCAGAAGTTCAAACTCATCAATCCAGAAACCATCGGCCAAGCCAGCCGTATTTCGGGAGTAAACCCAGCAGACATTTCTATTTTGATGGTGTATCTTGAAGGTAAAAATCGTAGTATTTCTAAAAATCAAGAAAAGAAAGCATAG